The genomic interval CGGGCCGCCCATCCGGCGGTCGAGATCGAAAGCTGCGCCTCGGGTGGGGGACGGATCGACATGGGTGTTCTGGCGCACACGCATCGGGTCTGGCTGTCTGATTCCAACGACGCCATCGAGCGGCTGCGCATCCAGCATGATGCGGCCCTCTTCATCCCGCCCGCAGTGACCGGCAGCCATGTCGGCGCATATAAAAGCCACACCTCGGGTCGCATTCTGCCGATGTCCTTCCGTGCATGGGTCGCCGCGCAGCGCCATATGGGGTTCGAGATGGATCCCCGCGACCTGACCGCAGAAGAGGCCGAAATCCTCACCCGCGTGACCCGCTGGTGGAAGGACACCCGCGACTGGCGCATGGCGGGCGATACGATCCCGCTGGACAGCGCCGATCCCTCGGTCACATCGGAAATTCAGATCGCCGCCGATGGCAGCCGCTTTGTGCTGTTTGCCGGACGCCACGCGACCTCGGTGCAATCGCTGCCCATCGCGCAGCGACTGACCGGGCTGGACCCCGACGCCCGCTATCGCCTGCGGCTGCTGAACCCCGAGGACCGCCCCCCGCAATCGCGCGGCAAGGTGGCGCTTGAGACCGGAGACATCACCCTGTCCGGCGGCGTCCTGATGTCGCGTGGCGTGAACCTGCCGCTGTCATGGCCCGCCACGATGTGGGTGGTCGAGGCAGAGCGGATCTAGCTGTTAGCTTTCAGCAGGTTTTCCATTCGGACCTGAGATAGGTCGTTTCGACGCAAGGAATTTCACCCGGGTGTAGGGTGTGTTTCAAGCTGGCATCTGCGATGGAGACCAGCTTGGCACGAGACCTTATGTCGGACGAGGGATGTGTGTTCTTTGAGCGCTTCATCCTCGCCCTCCGCGCCCCGAACAGACGCAAAGCCACCAACCATCGCCTCGTCCTTGATGGGATTTTCTGGATTGCCCGAACCGGGGCGCCAAGGAGCGGCCTGCAACCTGCACGTTTCTACATCGTCAGCGACCAGCCCTGCGCGGTGGCGTCGTCGATTTCAATGAGGGTGGGGCGGTCGGCGGACAGGGATTTTTCCAGCGCGCTCATCAGTTCCTCAGGCGTACCCACACGGACGGCATGGCATCCGAACCCGCGGGCGATGGTCTGGAAATCGGGCGTCAGGATGTCGACGCCGATTTCGGGGATCTGGCGGTCGCGCATATAGGTCTTGATCTCGCCATAGCCGCGATTGTTCCACAGCAGGATGGGCAAGGGCAGCCGCAATTCCACCGCGGTTGCCAGTTCAGCGATCGAGAATTGCAAGCCACCATCGCCGATCAACCCGATGACCGGACGATCGGGGCAAGCGATCTTTGCGCCGATAGCGGCAGGCAGCCCGTAGCCAAGCGTGCCGTAACCGGTCGAGGAGTTGAACCAGCCACGAGGGCCCGGTGCGTCATAGGTCAAATTGGCGCCATAGACGGGCTGCGTGGAATCCCCGGCAACGATCAGGTCTGGCCAGCGATCAGCGATCATATCAAAAATCCGGCCATGGATTTGATAGGCATCGGGGATGGAGCCCCAGGCGGCCTTTCTCAGCCGGGCGGCGCGGTCCACGCCGTTGCTGCGGGGTGCGGCGTTGGCCTCTTCGGCCAGGGCGGCGCAGAAATTCCCGGCATCCGCCACGATCCCCAGATCGGCAGTCGCATTGCGGCTGAGCTGCTCGGCCTCGATATCGACACGGATCAGCATGCCCTCGATCTTCGGTCGATCGCCAAACAGCAACGTGTCCGTCTCGCCCAGTTCGGTGCCAATGGCCAGAACCACATCCGCCTCGCGCAAGGCATCCAGCACCGGCTGTTGCGGCAGAAGCGTGCCGACCAGCAGCGGATGGCGTGGTGGCAGCACCCCCTTGGCATTGATCGTCAGAAGGGTCGGCGCGCCCAATGCCTCGACCATGCGCTGCGCCTCATCGGCGGCGCCCGCCGTGCCGCCGCCCAGAATGACCAGCGGGGCCTCTGCACCGCTGAGCCAATCGGCGACCTGGATGACAGCCTCGGATGAGGGGGACGGGCGCAGGGGATGGGGGCGGGCGTCAGGCAGCAGATGATCGGCCGGGGCCACGATGACATCCAGCGGCAATTCGATATGCACGGGACGCGGGCGTGCCGCGTGAAACACCGCGGCGGCGCGGTCCAGCACGGCGGGAAGCTCATCCCGCGACATGACGGTATGGCTGAAGGCGGCCACGCCCTCGACCAGCGCGCTTTGGTTCTTGAGCTCGTGCAGGCGCCCCTCGCCACGGCCAAGCTCGTTTCTGTTCAGAACGCTGGAGATGACCAGCATCGGCACCGAATCCGCATAGGCCTGACCCATGGCGGTGGCGATATTGGTCATGCCCGGCCCCGAGATGATGAAACAGGCTGCGGGCCGTCCCGTGGCCCGGGCATAGCCGTCGGCCATGAAGCCCGCGCCCTGTTCGTGGCGGGGCGTGATATGGGTCAGCGCGGTGTCGGGCATGCCGCGATAGAGTTCGACCGTATGGACGCCGGGAATGCCGAATACCGTGTCGAAACCATGCGCCTCAAGCAGGCGTGGAAGGATCTCACCCAGAGTTGTCATTCTGACGCTCCATCATTGCGGATCACAAGGACCGACGCCTGCGCGTGATTGACCACCCGCGATGCGACCGAGCCCAAGGCGTAAGACGCGACGCCCGGGCGCCGCGCGCGCATCACGATCAGATCAGCACTGATTTCCTCGGCGGTATCGATGATCGTGCCGGCCACAGGGCCATATCTGACCAGGCGCTGGTCGCTGGGCAGGTCGGGCCAGCGCTGTGACAACATCGCGGCCTGCTCGTGCGTTGCGTGTTTGATCATCGTCTCGATCATGCCTTCGGGATCCGTCACGGTGGACATGAACAGTTCCGGCACGACGGTCAGAAACACGATGCTGGCATCGCCCGACAGTGCCTGCTGTTCGACGAAATCGAAGAACCGGCTGCGGTTATGCTCTGACGAGGAATCCAGCGGCACAAGGATCTTGCGTGGTGAAGTGGCTGACGTCATGGTGCTTTCCCTGTTCTCAGAAGACAAGCTTGGCCAGAAGGATGGCAAGAGGTGTCGCGATGATGGTGCGGATCACGAAGATCATGACCAGATGGCCCAGATGCAGCCCAAGATTGGCTCGCAGCAGCAATGCGCCCACCTCGGACATGTAGATCAGCTGCGATACCGACAGGATGGCGATCAGGAAACGGGTTTCCTGGCTTGGGATATCGGCTCCGATCAGCGCCGGCAGATACATGTCGGCAAAACCGATGATCATGCCGGGGGCGGCTGCCTGGGCATCGGCAACGCCCGCCCATTCCAGAATTGGCACGAAGGGGGTCGAAAGCCAGGTAAACAAGGGCGTGTATTCGGCCACGATCAGCGACATCATTGCAATGGCCAGTGTCGCGGGGACAAGGCCGAACCAGATGCCGATCAGGTTATGAAGACCCTTGCTCAGAAATCCTGCGAAGCCGGGCGCCTCGGACGCACGGGCCAGCGCCATGCGGGTTCCGGCCTGCATCGCCGTTTCACCCGGCTTCAGCACGTCGTCTTCATGCGGCGTCACGCCGGGGGCATAGCTGTCGGGAATCCAGGTCAGCGGCGGAATGCGGGGCAGGATCAGCGCGCAGACAAAGCCGATCAGCATGACCGATCCGTAATAGCTGAAAAAGACGTCCTGCAGGCCGACGACCTTGGCGATGACATAACAGAACGGCACGGACACGATCGAGAAGGTCGTGGCGACAGTGGCGGCCTGACGTCGGCTGTAGACGCCCATGTCATATTGCTGCACCGTCAGCATGACGCCCACCGGCGCCGCGCCCAACCACGAGGCCAGCCCGTCGATGGCCGAGCGTCCCGGCAACCGGAACAGCCGCTTGAAGGCGCGCGACAGGAAAGAGCCCACGAATTCCATGAAGCCGTAATCCGTCAGCAGCGGCAGCGCCAGCGCGGCAAAGAAGAACAGCGCCAGCAGGTTCTTCATCAGAAAGCCGACGACGGTTCCTCCCGTCGCGCCCGAGGTGATGAATTCGGGGCCGATCCCGGTGAAGTAAAGCACGCAGAACACCGCGCCCAGAACCCGCAGGATCAGCCAGGTCGGGGATACCCGGAAGACCTTCTTGATGAAGGCAGACCCCACATCCAGCCGGAAGGTCGAGAATGCAATCGTCAGGGCGGCGGACAATACGGTCACGGCGATCAGCAATCCGCTGACAAGCGTGCTTAAATTCTCGTTCACCCAGTCGATCAGGATGCCGAAAGGAATGGTGAAGCTTTCCCCGTTCGGGACGGGAAAGAGAAAAACGATAGCGCCCAGCAATGAGGGCAGGATGAATTTCAGCCACAGGCTGCGCGGCGCTGTCGAAACGATGGTGTCGTTCATACCTTGAACCTCCTGTACTTTCAGCCGCGCCGGTCCGGCAGGACGCACAGCATCTCGTAAAGAAGATTTGCGGCGATCAGGGCGGTATTGCCGCTGGGATCGTAGGGCGGAGAGACCTCGACCAGATCGCAGCCGACAAGGTTCAGACCCGCACAGCCGCGCACGATTTCATAGGCTTGCCAGATCGACAATCCGCCCGGTTCGACCGTGCCGGTGCCGGGGGCGAAGGCCGGATCGAGACTGTCGATATCGAAGGTCAGATAGACCGGCGCATCGCCGATACGCTCGCGGATCTCGGCCATCAGCGGGGCCAGCGACTTGTACCAGCATTCCTCGGCTTGAACGACGCGCCAGCCCTTGGAGCGGCCCCAGTCAAAATCATCGGGCGCATAGCCGGTCGTCCGGACCCCGATCTGCGTCACCTTGTCGTTCTGCAGGCAGCCATCTTCCCAGGCGCGGCGGAAGGGGCAGCCATGGGCGACGGTTTCGCCGAACATGTGTTCATTGGTATCGGAATGGGCATCGACATGGATCAGCGCGACCGGGCCGTGCTTCTTCGCGATGGCCTTCAGGATCGGCCAGCTCAGCGTATGATCGCCGCCCAGGGTCAGCGGGATCGCGTCATGCGACAAAAGCTCGTCATAGAAATCTTCGATGATGGCGACGGATTTCTTTAGATCGAAGGTGTTGATCGGCACATCGCCAATATCGGCGACCTGCATCCGCGCGAAGGGGGCCGCGCCCGTGGCCATGTTGAAGGGCCGGATCATGCGGCTTTCATCACGGATCTGACGCGGGCCGTGACGCGTACCGGCCCGGTTCGAGGCGCCGATATCCATGGGAATGCCCACGAAACAGGCGTCCAGACCGGCCGCATTGGGCGCGCTTGGCAGGCGCATCATCGTGGCCGGTCCGCCAAAGCGCGGCATCTGATTGCCGCCCAGCGGCTGGTTGAAATTCGGGTCGTCCGTCATCCTGCGCTCTCCTCCGCTAACTGTCCGCCGCCGCCTTGTCCGAACGATACCTTTGCCCGCTTTCGGCTCAAATGCATGCGTGCCGGGCCGACCGGAACATCGCGGTCGGCGGGGTGGCTGCCTCCTCGACCCATTTTTAAATTCCTTGCCAAGATCGGAAAACCATGGATGCATTGGGGCTTGAGATCGAAAAAAATAGCGGTATCGAAAATGCTCAAGCAAGTCCGTGATGCGGATATCCATCTTTTGAGGGTTTTCGTGGCGGTTGCCGAAAGCGGCGGCTTTGCCGCGGCGCAGGATCGGCTGAATGTCGCGGCCTCGACGATCAGCACCCAGATCTCGAATCTGGAGACCCGGCTTGGCTTTCGTCTGTGCGATCGCGGGCGCGCGGGCTTTGCGCTGACCAATCAGGGAGAGATCGTGCTGACCTCGACCTACAAGCTATTGCGTGACCTTGGCGAGTTTGTCAGCACGGTCGAGGCCGCGCAGGAAGATCTGGTCGGGGTGATCCGCATCTATCTGATCGACAACATCCTGTCGCATCCGGAATTTCGGCTGGCCGATGCGCTCAGGACATTACGGACCGAACATCCTTTTCTGCATTTCGAGATCCGGCAGATGGCCCCGGGGCGCATTGATGTCGCCCTTATGAAACGCGAGGCGGATATCGCTGTGGGGTGGTTCAACACGGTCATGCCCAGCCTTAAATACGAACAGCTGTTCCGGGAACGGCACAAGATCTATTGCGGCCGGGGCCATCCGCTGTTCGACCTGGCGCCGGACGGGGTCGATCCGCTGGTGCTTGAACAATCCGACTGGGTGTCGCGTGCCTATGATCTGCCCCAGACCATCCATTTCGCGCATCCGCCCGTCACCACCGTGACAGCGCATTACATGGAAGGTGTCGCCTATTTCCTGCTGGCGGGCACGCATGTCGGCTATCTGCCCGACCATGTTGCCGCGAAATGGGTCGAGAAGGACGAATTGCGCGCCATCCTGCCCGACAGATATGTCCATGAACTGCCGATGAGCGTGGCCGCCCGCGAAGATATCGCACGCGAACGCAGGGTCCATACGGTCCGGCAGGCGATCCTTGAGGCGCATCGATCGGCATGAAGGGGCACGCCTGACGCCTGACAGAGCGCGGTGCCGGGTTATGATGCGTCGATTTCCGTCGATGAAACACGTGGGGCGTTCGTGATCCTTTCCCATCCTGCCATGCCGGATAGTAGGGCAAAGGATGAAAGGGACGATCATGGCCGATGCATTGCTTGAACGCGAAAAGACAGTTTTCATTGGCGGGGAATGGCAGCATGGCCGGGGCAGCGATCCTTTACAGGTGATCGACCCCAGTACCGGCGCTGTCCTGTCGCGGCTGGTGCCGGGCAATGCCGGGGATGTTCAGCAGGCGGCCCGGGCTGCGGCGATGGCCTTTCCGGGCTGGAAACGACTGCCCGGCGACCGGCGCGCGCGCTATCTGCGCGGCTTTGCGCGCGGGCTGGAGGCCCGCAAGACATATCTTGTCCGCGTTCAGATGCACAACAACGGCAAACCCCGCATCGAGGCAGAGATCGACGTCGACGATGCCATCGCCACCTTCGACTATTACGCCGGTCTGGCCGACGGTCTGGACGAGCGGCAGGATGCGCGCGTCGATCACATGGGCGGCGCGCATTTCGGGCTGGTTCGGCATGAACCGGTCGGCCCGGTCGGCCTGATCGTTCCGTGGAACTTTCCGCTTGTCACCAGCGCCTGGAAGATCGCGCCCGCGCTGGCCGCGGGCTGCACCGCGGTGATGAAAACCAGCGAGATGACCCCGCTGAACGAACTGGTCTATGGCGAGATCGCCGAGGAAATCGGTCTGCCCGCCGGGGTGCTGAATATCGTGACCGGCGCGGCAGAGGTCGGCGTTGCACTGACCCATGCGCCCGAACTGCGCAAGATCAGCTTTACCGGGTCAAACATGATCGGCGCCAGGGTGATGGAGGCCGTCTCGGCGCGCTGTCTGCCGGTGTCGCTGGAACTGGGCGGCAAATCCTCGATCATCGTGACCGCCGATGCCGATCTGGATCAGGCGATCGATTGCATCATGGGCGGCATCTTTTTCAACAGCGGTCAGATGTGTTCGGCGACCTCGCGCCTGATCGTCGATCGTGCGATCGAAGCCGATCTGGTCGAGGCGCTTGTGGCCAGAACAAATGCGCTGAAGATCGGCTCTCCCTTTGAAGACGGGACAGAGATGGGGCCGATGACCACGAATGCGCAATACCGCAAGGTCCTGTCCTTCATCGCCGAGGCCAGATCCGACGGTCTGAGCCTTTTGACCGGCGGCGACAGGATCGACCGTCATGGGGATTTCATCGCACCGACGATCTTTCGCGATGTCCCAAGAGATCACGTCTTGTGGCGTGATGAGATCTTTGGCCCGGTGCTGGCGACAACCTCGGTCGCGTCCGAGGACGAGGCGGTCGCGGCGGCCAATGACACGATCTTTGGCCTTGTCGGATCCGTGGTCAGCGGCGACTGGGCCCGCGCCAAGGGGATTGCCGATCAGATCGAGGCGGGCCAGATCTGGATCAACACGCCGCAGATCGTCTATCCCGACAGTGCCTGGGGCGGCTTCAAGCAAAGCGGGATCGGGCGGGAACTGGGACCTTGGGGCCTGTCGGGCTATCAGGGCGTGAAACACATCCTGTCTGAGGTCTGATCCCCGCGACGGGCGGCGACTACTGCGGACGGGCGGACGCTGGGTCAGGCCGGTTTTTGCTGCGCGACGGGCGCGGGCACGTGAATGCTGCGCGTCTCATCGACGAAACCATTGAAGCGCATCGGCCAGCGCGCGCCCGGCCAGCGCAGTTCCGCCTCGCCCTTTCTTGGCCTGTAGACCGCCGTGTAAAGCGTGCCAAAGCCACGATCGAAGGCGGTCGAATAGATCGGCGGTTTCAGAAAGGCGCCGATGAATTTTTCCTCGGGCTCGACATGCAGGGTCAGGCGTTGCAGCAGGAAACGCTCACGCTCGACCGTGGCGGTCATACGGGCATGGGCCTCCCACTCGACCCGTTCCTGATGATTGGTCGCGACGGCATTATGCGACACGATGGCCGGGCGGTCCGGCGCCATATAGACCGTCGCGAAGCGGCGCTTTCGGTCCAGCACCGTCACGTTATAGCTCATATGCGTCGGAATGCGCGCCAGCACATCGGATGCCTCTGCCGCCGTCTCGCAGGTCTGCAGCACATAGCGCAGGATCAGCGGCACGCCAAACCCATCGCCAACGATCCGGCGCCCGCCGAAGGTCAAGGACACGGCAAGACCGGCATCGTTCATCCCGTCGACAAGCCCCCACAACCCGTCCGAGCTGCCCATCACCCGCCGGCCATGCCAGCCCGTGTTCAGGAAGATCGCATCGAAAGCCAGCGGGTTATAGTCGTAATTGCGCACGATGACCGGCTCTTTCCCCGGCCAGATCGCCTGACTG from Paracoccus fistulariae carries:
- a CDS encoding universal stress protein, whose amino-acid sequence is MTSATSPRKILVPLDSSSEHNRSRFFDFVEQQALSGDASIVFLTVVPELFMSTVTDPEGMIETMIKHATHEQAAMLSQRWPDLPSDQRLVRYGPVAGTIIDTAEEISADLIVMRARRPGVASYALGSVASRVVNHAQASVLVIRNDGASE
- a CDS encoding aldehyde dehydrogenase family protein; translation: MADALLEREKTVFIGGEWQHGRGSDPLQVIDPSTGAVLSRLVPGNAGDVQQAARAAAMAFPGWKRLPGDRRARYLRGFARGLEARKTYLVRVQMHNNGKPRIEAEIDVDDAIATFDYYAGLADGLDERQDARVDHMGGAHFGLVRHEPVGPVGLIVPWNFPLVTSAWKIAPALAAGCTAVMKTSEMTPLNELVYGEIAEEIGLPAGVLNIVTGAAEVGVALTHAPELRKISFTGSNMIGARVMEAVSARCLPVSLELGGKSSIIVTADADLDQAIDCIMGGIFFNSGQMCSATSRLIVDRAIEADLVEALVARTNALKIGSPFEDGTEMGPMTTNAQYRKVLSFIAEARSDGLSLLTGGDRIDRHGDFIAPTIFRDVPRDHVLWRDEIFGPVLATTSVASEDEAVAAANDTIFGLVGSVVSGDWARAKGIADQIEAGQIWINTPQIVYPDSAWGGFKQSGIGRELGPWGLSGYQGVKHILSEV
- a CDS encoding LysR family transcriptional regulator encodes the protein MLKQVRDADIHLLRVFVAVAESGGFAAAQDRLNVAASTISTQISNLETRLGFRLCDRGRAGFALTNQGEIVLTSTYKLLRDLGEFVSTVEAAQEDLVGVIRIYLIDNILSHPEFRLADALRTLRTEHPFLHFEIRQMAPGRIDVALMKREADIAVGWFNTVMPSLKYEQLFRERHKIYCGRGHPLFDLAPDGVDPLVLEQSDWVSRAYDLPQTIHFAHPPVTTVTAHYMEGVAYFLLAGTHVGYLPDHVAAKWVEKDELRAILPDRYVHELPMSVAAREDIARERRVHTVRQAILEAHRSA
- a CDS encoding 5-guanidino-2-oxopentanoate decarboxylase, with amino-acid sequence MTTLGEILPRLLEAHGFDTVFGIPGVHTVELYRGMPDTALTHITPRHEQGAGFMADGYARATGRPAACFIISGPGMTNIATAMGQAYADSVPMLVISSVLNRNELGRGEGRLHELKNQSALVEGVAAFSHTVMSRDELPAVLDRAAAVFHAARPRPVHIELPLDVIVAPADHLLPDARPHPLRPSPSSEAVIQVADWLSGAEAPLVILGGGTAGAADEAQRMVEALGAPTLLTINAKGVLPPRHPLLVGTLLPQQPVLDALREADVVLAIGTELGETDTLLFGDRPKIEGMLIRVDIEAEQLSRNATADLGIVADAGNFCAALAEEANAAPRSNGVDRAARLRKAAWGSIPDAYQIHGRIFDMIADRWPDLIVAGDSTQPVYGANLTYDAPGPRGWFNSSTGYGTLGYGLPAAIGAKIACPDRPVIGLIGDGGLQFSIAELATAVELRLPLPILLWNNRGYGEIKTYMRDRQIPEIGVDILTPDFQTIARGFGCHAVRVGTPEELMSALEKSLSADRPTLIEIDDATAQGWSLTM
- a CDS encoding C45 family autoproteolytic acyltransferase/hydolase codes for the protein MAWRAISETTPGPIWAGLFAQYWPAYRRWFLSEGADARPTYLECRTALQQHMPEIMPLYEALCDLAGGGDLSSRFLSFYRPPPYLSGCSQAIWPGKEPVIVRNYDYNPLAFDAIFLNTGWHGRRVMGSSDGLWGLVDGMNDAGLAVSLTFGGRRIVGDGFGVPLILRYVLQTCETAAEASDVLARIPTHMSYNVTVLDRKRRFATVYMAPDRPAIVSHNAVATNHQERVEWEAHARMTATVERERFLLQRLTLHVEPEEKFIGAFLKPPIYSTAFDRGFGTLYTAVYRPRKGEAELRWPGARWPMRFNGFVDETRSIHVPAPVAQQKPA
- the speB gene encoding agmatinase, which translates into the protein MTDDPNFNQPLGGNQMPRFGGPATMMRLPSAPNAAGLDACFVGIPMDIGASNRAGTRHGPRQIRDESRMIRPFNMATGAAPFARMQVADIGDVPINTFDLKKSVAIIEDFYDELLSHDAIPLTLGGDHTLSWPILKAIAKKHGPVALIHVDAHSDTNEHMFGETVAHGCPFRRAWEDGCLQNDKVTQIGVRTTGYAPDDFDWGRSKGWRVVQAEECWYKSLAPLMAEIRERIGDAPVYLTFDIDSLDPAFAPGTGTVEPGGLSIWQAYEIVRGCAGLNLVGCDLVEVSPPYDPSGNTALIAANLLYEMLCVLPDRRG
- a CDS encoding YjiH family protein, which gives rise to MNDTIVSTAPRSLWLKFILPSLLGAIVFLFPVPNGESFTIPFGILIDWVNENLSTLVSGLLIAVTVLSAALTIAFSTFRLDVGSAFIKKVFRVSPTWLILRVLGAVFCVLYFTGIGPEFITSGATGGTVVGFLMKNLLALFFFAALALPLLTDYGFMEFVGSFLSRAFKRLFRLPGRSAIDGLASWLGAAPVGVMLTVQQYDMGVYSRRQAATVATTFSIVSVPFCYVIAKVVGLQDVFFSYYGSVMLIGFVCALILPRIPPLTWIPDSYAPGVTPHEDDVLKPGETAMQAGTRMALARASEAPGFAGFLSKGLHNLIGIWFGLVPATLAIAMMSLIVAEYTPLFTWLSTPFVPILEWAGVADAQAAAPGMIIGFADMYLPALIGADIPSQETRFLIAILSVSQLIYMSEVGALLLRANLGLHLGHLVMIFVIRTIIATPLAILLAKLVF